A window of Micrococcus endophyticus contains these coding sequences:
- a CDS encoding exodeoxyribonuclease VII small subunit: MSEQQQEQTGAPVEGFTSADTSDVAGMSYEQARAELVETVTRLEAGGAGLEESLALWERGEALAARCQAWLDGARARLDEVRGAADSPTA; the protein is encoded by the coding sequence ATGAGCGAGCAGCAGCAGGAGCAGACCGGCGCCCCCGTGGAGGGCTTCACCTCGGCGGACACGTCGGACGTGGCGGGCATGAGCTACGAGCAGGCGCGCGCCGAGCTCGTGGAGACCGTCACGCGGCTCGAGGCGGGCGGCGCCGGCCTCGAGGAGTCGCTGGCGCTGTGGGAGCGGGGCGAGGCCCTGGCCGCCCGCTGCCAGGCCTGGCTCGACGGCGCCCGCGCCCGCCTCGACGAGGTGCGCGGCGCGGCCGACTCCCCCACCGCCTGA
- a CDS encoding PPK2 family polyphosphate kinase → MAENGTAETVRPDDAEGAETGVFSAPARELFAARRGDAVADPADVDASATPGYTGGKAQGKQDLADRADVLADLQELLFAQSTREAPSGEVPSLLLVIQGMDTAGKGGIMRHVIGAMDPQGVHLHAFKAPTAEERAHDFLWRIRPHLPRPGRVSVFDRSHYEDVLVHRVRELSPLAEVEERYGAIREFESRVRAAGTRIVKVMLRISAEEQAERLLARLDDPTKHWKFNEGDLDDRAYWDDYMDAYRIAIERTDTEDAPWFVVPADRKWFARLAVQQLLIETLQGLDLDWPEADFDVEAARRRLLAG, encoded by the coding sequence GTGGCTGAGAACGGCACCGCCGAAACCGTCCGCCCGGACGACGCCGAAGGCGCCGAGACGGGCGTGTTCTCGGCCCCCGCCCGGGAGCTGTTCGCCGCCCGCCGCGGGGACGCCGTGGCGGACCCGGCCGACGTCGACGCCTCCGCGACCCCCGGCTACACGGGCGGCAAGGCCCAGGGCAAGCAGGACCTCGCCGACCGCGCCGACGTGCTCGCCGACCTGCAGGAGCTGCTCTTCGCGCAGTCCACGCGCGAGGCGCCCTCGGGCGAGGTGCCGTCGCTGCTGCTGGTGATCCAGGGCATGGACACCGCCGGCAAGGGCGGGATCATGCGCCACGTGATCGGGGCGATGGACCCCCAGGGCGTCCACCTGCACGCCTTCAAGGCGCCCACGGCCGAGGAGCGCGCCCACGACTTCCTGTGGCGCATCCGCCCGCACCTGCCCCGCCCCGGCCGGGTCTCCGTGTTCGACCGCTCCCACTACGAGGACGTCCTCGTGCACCGGGTGCGGGAGCTGTCCCCCCTGGCCGAGGTGGAGGAGCGCTACGGGGCCATCCGCGAGTTCGAGTCCCGCGTGCGCGCCGCCGGCACCCGGATCGTGAAGGTGATGCTGCGGATCTCCGCCGAGGAGCAGGCCGAGCGGCTCCTCGCGCGCCTCGACGACCCCACGAAGCACTGGAAGTTCAACGAGGGCGACCTCGACGACCGTGCCTACTGGGACGATTACATGGACGCGTACCGGATCGCGATCGAGCGCACGGACACCGAGGACGCCCCGTGGTTCGTGGTGCCGGCGGACCGCAAGTGGTTCGCGCGCCTGGCCGTGCAGCAGCTGCTGATCGAGACCCTGCAGGGGCTGGACCTCGACTGGCCCGAGGCCGACTTCGACGTCGAGGCCGCCCGCCGTCGCCTGCTGGCGGGCTGA
- the xseA gene encoding exodeoxyribonuclease VII large subunit, giving the protein MDPSSTAHVEADALLDAGVPATASQTSAERPWPLRRLSENLKLHIERAPATWIEGQLIEYKNNRGNVYMTMRDLEEEYSLPVTAWRNVAVTFEGTVQQGSRVVARVKPNFWTKAGRLSMVVQEMRPVGLGDLLARVELLRRRLGEEGLLDPARKRPLPLLPGLVGLITGRDSDAKKDVLRNAQLRWPAVRFEVREVAVQGPEAPRQVAAALADLDADPAVDVIVIARGGGALEEVVLPFSDEALVRAVAAARTPVVSAIGHEADRPVLDDVADVRASTPTDAAKRIVPDAAQEAAGIAEARRRLAAAVERRVQREGEGLAQLRSRPVLADPVVMVDGREQDLHAWRERARRATAHRLTRERDAVEHLVARVRALSPQQTLDRGYAVVQQEGRLIRDAAQVAPGEDVDILVASGRISAEVTAVRPGRVGGPGTVQDEDEQAGTKEQA; this is encoded by the coding sequence GTGGACCCCAGCAGCACCGCGCACGTCGAGGCGGACGCGCTCCTGGACGCCGGCGTGCCGGCCACCGCGTCCCAGACCTCGGCCGAGCGCCCGTGGCCGCTGCGGCGGCTCTCGGAGAACCTCAAGCTGCACATCGAGCGCGCCCCCGCCACGTGGATCGAGGGGCAGCTGATCGAGTACAAGAACAATCGCGGCAACGTGTACATGACCATGCGGGACCTCGAGGAGGAGTACTCCCTGCCCGTCACCGCGTGGCGGAACGTGGCCGTGACCTTCGAGGGCACGGTGCAGCAGGGCTCGCGCGTGGTGGCCCGGGTCAAGCCGAACTTCTGGACCAAGGCCGGGCGGCTGTCCATGGTGGTGCAGGAGATGCGCCCCGTGGGGCTCGGCGACCTGCTGGCCCGCGTGGAGCTGCTGCGCCGCCGCCTCGGCGAGGAGGGGCTGCTGGACCCGGCCCGCAAGCGCCCGCTGCCGCTGCTGCCCGGTCTCGTGGGGCTCATCACCGGCCGGGACTCGGACGCGAAGAAGGACGTGCTGCGCAATGCCCAGCTGCGCTGGCCGGCGGTGCGCTTCGAGGTCCGCGAGGTGGCGGTGCAGGGCCCGGAGGCGCCCCGCCAGGTGGCGGCCGCCCTCGCCGACCTGGACGCCGACCCCGCCGTGGACGTGATAGTCATCGCCCGCGGCGGCGGCGCCCTCGAGGAGGTCGTGCTGCCGTTCTCGGACGAGGCGCTCGTGCGCGCCGTCGCCGCCGCCCGCACCCCCGTGGTCTCCGCCATCGGCCACGAGGCGGACCGGCCCGTGCTGGACGACGTCGCGGACGTGCGCGCCTCCACCCCCACGGACGCGGCCAAGCGCATCGTCCCGGACGCCGCCCAGGAGGCCGCCGGCATCGCCGAGGCCCGTCGCCGGCTCGCCGCCGCGGTGGAGCGCCGGGTCCAGCGCGAGGGCGAGGGGCTGGCCCAGCTGCGCTCCCGCCCCGTGCTCGCGGACCCGGTGGTCATGGTGGACGGGCGCGAGCAGGACCTGCACGCGTGGCGCGAGCGCGCCCGGCGCGCCACGGCGCACCGGCTCACCCGCGAGCGCGACGCCGTCGAGCACCTGGTGGCCCGCGTGCGGGCGCTCTCCCCGCAGCAGACCCTGGACCGCGGCTACGCGGTGGTCCAGCAGGAGGGCCGGCTGATCCGGGACGCGGCGCAGGTGGCCCCCGGGGAGGACGTCGACATCCTCGTGGCCTCCGGGCGGATCAGCGCGGAGGTCACCGCCGTGCGCCCCGGTCGCGTGGGCGGCCCGGGGACGGTGCAAGACGAGGACGAGCAGGCAGGAACGAAGGAGCAGGCATGA
- a CDS encoding type 1 glutamine amidotransferase domain-containing protein, producing the protein MTENAAQNAPLTGKTVAFLATNGVEQVELTSPWEAVIAAGATPVLVSPESGTITAMQSDWDHGESFEVNTTVKDAKAEDFDGLVMPGGTLNADAMRVNKDAQAFVRAFFEQHKPVAAICHAPWTLIEAGVVEGRRLTSYSSLKTDLKNAGAQWVDEEVVVDNGLTTSRSPEDLDAFNAKVVEELAEGKHEDQTA; encoded by the coding sequence ATGACTGAGAACGCTGCCCAGAACGCCCCGCTGACCGGCAAGACCGTCGCGTTCCTCGCGACCAACGGCGTCGAGCAGGTCGAGCTGACCTCCCCGTGGGAGGCCGTGATCGCCGCCGGCGCGACCCCCGTGCTCGTCTCGCCGGAGTCCGGCACCATCACCGCGATGCAGTCCGACTGGGATCACGGCGAGTCCTTCGAGGTGAACACCACGGTGAAGGACGCCAAGGCCGAGGACTTCGACGGCCTCGTGATGCCGGGCGGCACCCTGAACGCGGACGCCATGCGCGTCAACAAGGACGCGCAGGCGTTCGTGCGTGCCTTCTTCGAGCAGCACAAGCCGGTGGCGGCCATCTGCCACGCCCCGTGGACCCTGATCGAGGCCGGCGTCGTGGAGGGCCGTCGTCTGACCAGCTACTCCTCGCTGAAGACCGACCTGAAGAACGCGGGCGCCCAGTGGGTGGACGAGGAGGTCGTCGTGGACAACGGGCTGACCACCTCGCGCTCCCCGGAGGACCTCGACGCCTTCAACGCCAAGGTCGTGGAGGAGCTGGCCGAAGGCAAGCACGAGGACCAGACCGCCTGA
- a CDS encoding pyridoxal phosphate-dependent aminotransferase, whose product MPTPRPRQIRQSAKLLNVRYDVRGPILEEAQRMEAAGHRIMKLNIGNPAPFGFEAPDAILQAMYRHLPHAQGYSDSQGIYSARTAVSQYYESRGIRDIGVEDVFIGNGVSEMISMVLQALVDDGDEILVPSPDYPLWTGATTLAGGRAVHYRCVEEEGWAPDLEHIESLVTERTKGIVLINPNNPTGAVYSRQILQGIIDVARRHGLVLMADEIYEKITYDGARHINAAGLSDDVLTLTFSGLSKAYRVAGFRSGWVAVSGPKHRARDFLEGLTLLANMRMCANVPAQHAIQVALGGYQSIDDLVLPGGRLLEQRNLAQKRLNDIPGVSVQPAQGALYLFPRLDPEVYAIEDDQEFVIDLLRAKKILVSHGGAFNYPHTDHFRLVTLPSVEDLDVALDRLEDFLEDWRERRG is encoded by the coding sequence ATGCCCACCCCGCGACCCCGCCAGATCCGCCAGTCCGCCAAGCTCCTGAACGTCCGCTACGACGTGCGCGGCCCCATCCTGGAGGAGGCGCAGCGCATGGAGGCCGCCGGTCACCGGATCATGAAGCTGAACATCGGCAACCCCGCCCCGTTCGGGTTCGAGGCGCCGGACGCGATCCTGCAGGCCATGTACCGGCACCTGCCCCACGCGCAGGGCTACTCGGACTCGCAGGGCATCTACTCGGCGCGCACCGCCGTCTCCCAGTACTACGAGTCCCGCGGCATCCGGGACATCGGCGTGGAGGACGTGTTCATCGGCAACGGCGTGTCCGAGATGATCTCCATGGTGCTGCAGGCCCTCGTGGACGACGGCGACGAGATCCTCGTCCCCTCGCCCGACTACCCGCTGTGGACCGGCGCCACCACGCTGGCCGGCGGCCGCGCCGTGCACTACCGCTGCGTGGAGGAGGAGGGCTGGGCGCCCGACCTCGAGCACATCGAGTCCCTCGTGACCGAGCGGACCAAGGGCATCGTCCTGATCAACCCGAACAACCCCACCGGCGCCGTCTACTCGCGCCAGATCCTCCAGGGCATCATCGACGTGGCCCGGCGGCACGGCCTGGTCCTGATGGCGGACGAGATCTACGAGAAGATCACCTACGACGGCGCCCGGCACATCAACGCCGCCGGCCTGTCCGACGACGTGCTCACCCTCACCTTCTCCGGCCTGTCCAAGGCCTACCGCGTGGCCGGCTTCCGCTCCGGCTGGGTGGCCGTCTCCGGGCCCAAGCACCGCGCCCGCGACTTCCTCGAGGGCCTCACCCTGCTGGCCAACATGCGCATGTGCGCCAACGTGCCGGCCCAGCACGCCATCCAGGTGGCGCTCGGCGGCTACCAGTCCATCGACGACCTCGTGCTCCCCGGCGGCCGGCTGCTCGAGCAGCGCAACCTCGCGCAGAAGCGGCTCAACGACATCCCCGGCGTCTCCGTCCAGCCCGCCCAGGGTGCGCTCTACCTGTTCCCGCGCCTGGACCCGGAGGTCTACGCGATCGAGGACGACCAGGAGTTCGTGATCGACCTGCTGCGGGCCAAGAAGATCCTGGTCTCCCACGGCGGCGCCTTCAACTACCCGCACACGGACCACTTCCGGCTCGTCACGCTGCCCAGCGTGGAGGACCTGGACGTGGCCCTCGACCGTCTCGAGGACTTCCTCGAGGACTGGAGGGAGCGCCGTGGCTGA